In Fusarium oxysporum f. sp. lycopersici 4287 chromosome 9, whole genome shotgun sequence, the genomic stretch GATTACATGAGGAGTCTGAAGTGGTGCGGTTCATTCATTATACGAAAGTCTTAAATATGCAGTTCCTAAGTTCTATCTGGAGGCTTGAGCCTGTTTATCCCTGGACAATCTTTGACACCAACTCTGCAGCAGCGACCATGTCTTCGTCGCGGAAGTGCTTACCAACAATTTGCAACGCCAACGGTGCTTCAGCATACTCTTCGGGCGAGTCTTCTCTTGTGTCAGCATTGATTTAGCAACGTCGCCAGCAATATGACTTACACTTGTTGTATTCTCTTTCCTCTTCGGCTGATCGGGGTTTGAAGTCAGAGTATGGTGTATCGGTTGGCTCAACCTTCAGTCCAGTCGGGAATGTAATGGCTGGTTGGTCGAGGAGATTCCAGATGGCCGTGTAAGGAATGTAATGTCCATCGCCCAACTTTGCAGCAGGCCCGACGTAGGCAGGGCAGAGAATAAAGTCAACACCTCGATCCTTCATGATCTTGTGGTACCTAAAGAAGTCAGCTAAGTAAGTCTCCAGTATGCTGTGTACCTACTGCTCTCGCAATGCGTCTCTTCGAACATTAAAAGCCCAGTTCTCCTGTATAGTAAGTGGCCTTGCGGAGCAAGTTGAAGATAAAGTCCGACAGCGGCGCATAGGCTCTCCTCCCTTTTCCAAGAGACCCTTCTGTGTTACAGCACATTCAGGGAAGTACAGTCTTGAAACAATATCCATGCCCTCTTGATGGTTATATGGTTCAAAGTCGACTACAGTAATGCCTGcactcttgagcttcttaACGGCATATCGGAGTGCGCGAACGACTGGAGGATGGGGTCGGACAAGGCTGTGACAACAGTTAGCCGATAGACATGAGAAGAAAAATAGAGCTCACCCATCCTCCCACATAACACCAATAGTGAAGCTGCCAGGCTTAAGCGGACTGGCCTGCTTCCAAGGCTGAGGTACTAGCGATGTCTCAATCTCCCAGGGTTCCTGGTCAAGAACAGCTTTCTGAAAGAGACCAAGGTCTTCTGCAGTATTGGCTAGAGGTGAGATAACGCATCGGATGCTCTCTTGTCCAGCACCAGGGAGACACACTCCTTTGTACGGGTTGCGCAGTGCGGTAGTCCTCAGCCCATATGCGCCACAAAAGGCAGCGGGTACTCTAACAGAACCTCCAAGGTCGGTACCAATACCCAAGGCTGCGCAACGTAATCCCAACGAAGCGCCTTCTCCTCCGCTCGAGCCGCCGCATGTTAATGTTCGGTTGTGCGGGCTCACAGTCGTGCCGTAGATTGGGTTGGAACAGTCAATGTGCTATATCGTCAGTGACAGGTCATCGAAAGGGGGAAGACTAACTAACCATTACGCTTTGAGGTTCATTCGTTCGCACATGGAATACTGCTCCAGCCTTCTTGCAACACTGAACAATCAGGGCGTCTTCTTCAGGAACGTTGTCAATAAGGGCGACGTAAGCCGAATGAGCAATCCGTCCCTTATGTTCAATATGCTCCTTGGTCGAGATCGGGATACCGTGCAAGGGCCCCTTGATTTTGCCGGTTGCCTTGAAGTACGCATCAAGTTCAGCAGCGGCTTCGAGTGCATCAGCATTCATGAACTCGGTTGCAAAGTTGGTCAGTTGATGTGCGATATGAGCTCTCTTGAGAAATGCAGTGACAGTCTCAACAGCCGTCAGAGAGCCAGAGGCCATTTGTTCCACCAGTTTTGTTGCACTGGTAGCTGTGATCTCCAACTCTCGTGCTGAAATGAAGCCGCATGTCTCGATGAAAGTAGAAACATTGAGTTGGTCAGCAGGTGGAAGTTGCCTAGCTGGGAGAAGCCAATCTGGGTTGAGAGATTCTCGGAGTACTTTACGGCATTTCTCAGCTTGGATCTCCCAATCGGCCAGGACAGAAGTGTCTGCGGACTTTTGGGGCTGAGAATGGGAGACAAGTCCCTGAGGAAGAGATTCAACAACAGACGCCATGATGTATGATGGAAAGGTAATGGAGGCAAAGTTACGAGGAATGATGATTAGATAGATCTTGGCTTCAAACGCATCTTTATATTCATACTCAATGAAACCCAATCGCGTCTACTTTGCCGACTTCAGACATGTCACTGACTCTGTATCATATGATGCATACTTCGTTGAGGGCGAAATGCCGTTGTTAGAAGCCTCTTTCAAGATAACCTATCTTTCGGTAATCATATCTATTGGTGGGACGCCTCGCAAAAGCCAATGATTGGTCAAGACATGGTCTCATGCTGGAATCGGTTAGAGGTTCGCCAAACTGAAGGATAAGCTAAAACTCGTAAATATCAGTCATTGGTTGTTACCCCCCAGGCTGGGGTCCACCCCCGGATTAAATGTTATCGTGATCAACTGCGGAATTGGAACAAGGTGACGTTTGAAGGGGGATCTAGACTGTCTGGGCAATGGGGAGATTGCGATCTAGTAGTTGGCGCTATGTTTAAAAGGTGTTATCGCGTTCCGGCTGCTTGGTATGCCTTCATTGCATGTATATAATCCCTGGTCTGTTCGCCAGAAACAGAACTTCACAGACCCATAGACCTCAAGTCACAAATTGACCAATCTTATTCTATCTATTGTATGCTTCATCATGGGATCAGACGACAACTCGCCACAGCCCGTGTCGGACTTTGTCCCCGGGACAGTCCTCcttgttgactttgatggcACCTTGGATACTCGCCACgctcaaggccatcgagaTATCGTTCTTGTTCCAACTCCCTCTGAAGATCCAGATGATCCTTTGAACTGGAGCAGATGGAGAAAGACTTTGCTTATGGCAACTCTATGCGTGTATGTCCAGCCACCTACTGTTGAGAAACAGGAACTGAGCCCTTATGAGCAGGTACTGCCTTGCCATTGGTATTGCTTCGGCCGCCATTTACTCCGTTCTTGTTCCGATCTCAGCTGCCACTGGCCTCAGTGTCGGTGATCTGATCTAGACTATGCCGAGTCTGCATTATTGTGACCTTTGGATGGGGATGTCTGATCTGGCAGCCTCTGGCACAGAAGTTTGGTAAACGTCCTGTTTACCTTTTGTCCTTACTGGGAACAACGGTAAGTCTATCCCTCCTTACGCGTTTCTGCCATAACTCATCATCGCCAGGGAATCATGATCTGGGCACCGCATGCAACGACCAACGGCCAATGGATTGCCAACAAGGTCCTCCAAGGGACCTTTGGTGCCCCAGTCGAGTCACTCTGCGAAATATCGGTGTCAGATACTGTAAGTAGCCGAGTCAACCGCCCTTCCTCACCTAATCTCGCTCATTCTTGTAGTACTTTGCCCACGAGAGAGGCACCTACATTGCTTACTACGCTCTATTCCTCGGAGGTGCAAACTTTGTTGCACCTGTCATTTCtggcttcatcaacgacGGACAAGGTTGGGAATGGGTGCTGGTAAGTAACAGACAGTGATGCGAGTTCCGCTACTGACTCATCGGGCAGCATTGGTGCGCAATCTTTAACGCAATCGCATTCGTTATTTGCTTGTTCTTCATGGAGGAAACAAAGTACAACCGAAAAGCCACCCCACTCCATCTCAACGATACTATCGATATCAACAAAGCGACCGAGTCTCCCAGCGATGGTAAGAAAGAGGTAGAGTCGCAGACTACATCAAATGTAGATGTCATCAATGGCAGCGTCCTCCCCTCCTCCAAGACCTTCCTCGACAAAATCAAGATCTTCCGAAGCGAGCACGTTCAAGGCAGCGCTCCTCTGAAGGGCATGCTCATTCGACCCTTCAAGTacttcttcttgcccatTGTTATGTTCTGTGGCTTCATGTATGGCGCTGTTATTTGCTACTTCAATGTGCTCAATGGTACAGCGTCGATCATTCTCTCGGCTCCTCCTTATTCATTCAAGCCAAGCACTGTTGGTCTTTGCTACATCGCTACCGTCATTGGAGTCTTTGTTGGGTAGGCATGGCCGGATTTTCAACTCCCACCATACATGAGCTAACAAAAAGCAGGTCATTCCTTTCTGGCCCAGTCGGAGATAAGCTCGTCCTTTACCTGACGCGCCGTAATAACGGCATCCGCGAGCCTGAATACCGCCTGTGGCTTTACGCTGTTCTACTTCTGGCCGTGCCAGGTGGACTACTACTCTGGGGCGTTGGAGCGGCTCATCACGTTCACTGGTCAGGACTCTTGATCGCTATGGGAATGTTAGGTGCCGCAATCACTGCAGGCTGTCAGATTCCTCTTAGCTACTGCATCGACTGCTATACTGAGCTTGGCTCCGACGCTATTGTCACAATCATTCTGATTCGCAACACCATGAGCTTTGCCATTGGCTACGGGTAAGTGACTCACCATCCTTCAAGCTTTCATCTACTAATCTCTCTTAGTGTCACTCCCTGGGTTACAGGAATGGGCTATCAGAACGCTTTCCTTGTTGCAGCCTTTGTTGCAATGGCGCAGTTTTCTCTTGCTTTTGTGTTCATCAAGTATGGTAAACAGCTTCGACGAAACAGTACTGCGAGCTATTTCAAGTACCTTGAGCAGGTCAAGAATGATGGCCTCATTCACTGAGCTCTGTGCAATCACTATCATCAGGAGACGACAGTTACTTTTATCCATTTCATATAACACAATTGGGCTCTTTATAATTTACACAGCTTATGAATGCTTCTGATAAATCTCTCATTGGCATCCCTCGACTATTGCAATTTTATAACGAAGGCAAGATGTGACAGCCCTCTGAAAGACACATCCTCCCAATCTTGTGTAGCTCGATAACAGAGAAGTGCAAGGTTGTCCCTATCTAAACATTGAACAGGATTTCGTTGTGTTCTCAGTCATCcagttgagaagcttctttaAGCACTCAACTCTGTGAACCAAGTATTCCGTAGCCAGTTATTTGATAGAGAAAGCATCTTGACATATCTATTTAACCACATATCGATCATCACGAACTATGTTGATATGCTTCAATATCTCCAAACTATAAATTGATAGCATGTTGCTGTTTGTATTTCACTTCTCCATTAGTCATACTCGATTCCCACCTACTCGATATTGTGTACATCAACCTGTAACACGATCAATTCAGTTCGGGGCCTGTTACCGTGGTCGATTTAATAACATCATTATGTGTGTAGAAATAATATATCAAACCGCCTGCCGTGTCTGTGAAATCCTTCTTACTCAGCGGTTTGCTGACCACTGTTGTCCCCAGTCTCGAGGCTTCTTTGGAAGATGTGGCAACAGCAGGAGGAGGGTTGACACAACCAAAGCCCTGTGTTCTAAATGTAGAAGTAAAAGTAAGAAGAAATGAGGTTTGCTGATATATTCGGGGGGAGGGGGGATAACTCGAGTTTTGGATATTGGAAAATAAGGTAATGTCTTGCGATATTTAGTAGCCTGGATAGAAATACTTAGTACATCATATCTATAGCCTTCTTTACTCTGCAACAAAACGGTATTATTGTAATATGCCATTGATATAAGTAGGAATTAGCACATGACATCGCGAAGAGTGAGCCTGAGTAACTGACTTCTTTCAGTCCATCAGTTCATGTGTATGTTTTACTAGTCTGTGAACCATTGGTGAGACTTTTTCAGTGGGTCATGGCGACAGATACCAAGGGGCACGGTTCAGCTATTCAAGGTTCAGATAATGATGTGATTCTAAGCTCCTTCTGGCTGTGAACATCGTAGCCGGCATAGTTGACCATGAACAACAAATCACGGGTCACAGAACCACTCATGTTCCTTTGAGTATAAATCGCCTCGTTGTCGCTCTGTAACCTGGAAACCTCAGCTCAATTAAATCTACCATTCTAAACGACAACCTCTTACTATCGATAACTTCACCTATTACTACAGACCAGTACAATGTGTAGGCAATGCAGAGAGATGGAAGTATGCCCAGACTGCAGCAAGCAGAAAATTATAAGGAATGACATATTCCCATGTCCGCCGGCAAGAGGCGTAGTTGGGGCATGCAGAAGGCCAACTGAGGTAATTGATACCGTGGTTGATAAGTTGTGCGACAAAtgcaaggagaagagaaagaagaagaaaaataagaaGTGATCGACTTCTTGGTGTAGCTATGGACTTGCCTTTTCTGCCATAGATAAGAACAAGCCCCAAGGCACAGTGAAATAAGATCCTAAATGGTGACTTGGTATCCCCTGTTTGACCTTGAGTGAAAGCGGTCTTTGCCAGCAGTGAGAATACGCTCCAATTTGCAAAATCAATTCCTATTCTATTAAGCATACAAACACAACGTGCACAATACTATCTTCTTCGAACTTCCAGCTGGGTGTATGGATCAGTGGCACTCAAAAAGCCAAACTGCATAGACTTTCCCGAACACCCGTCCTTCAATCTAATGTCATAGTTGAGTATGATCTGAGCCAGGCAAAGCTTCAACTCGCTACCTGCAAAGAACCTTCCAGGGCATAGGTGCTTACCCATGCCAAATTGAGCATGCTCCGGGCTCGATTGCACGAACAAGCTTGTGTTGTCTCCAGCTTGTCGCCGTTTGTAGAAACGCCAGGCGTCAAACTCTTCGGGATTCTCGAACTTCGCGGGATCATACATCTCTCGAGAATCGATAGCGATATGAGTTCCTTTCTTAAGAACAGTGCCATCGGGAAGTCGGGTGTCGTGGATAACCAATCTCTCCAATATCACTTAAATGGGTTAGTAAGTGCGAAAAGCCTTCCGATAAAAGCTTACCTAGCGAGGGGATTTGTCTTTGGGTCTCCTTCATAAAACTATCGAGCAACTGCATTTTGACGAGTGAGGTAGCAGTAAAGTCGTGATAGGGTGCAACATCTTCAATCTCTCGTCTCAGAtgctcaacaacctcagGGCGACGAGCAATCTCAGTCAAAATCTGTCGGAAAAGCTCTGAAGTGGTAAACAGAGCGGCCATGGCCAGAGCTAGCTGAACATCCGCCGGCTCAAACTCGTTTCCAAGTGGCGATTCAAGTGTCCAAGCAAGGGCATCGTAGTAAGCGGGAGCCTCCTTTCCTTCGAGCTTAGCCTCTTGTTCCTCTTGTCGTCTCTTCTGAACGACTTCGTTCACCATCTCGCGTGCTCGCTTCAGACCAGCACGGCAGGCTGAGGCACCAGGGAGATACCAGACAACCAACCATCTCAACCACGAGGGCCACAAATGCATTTCTCCAACTGCGCCGAAGTAGTCCAGAACATAAGCCCTCGAGACCTTTTGCCATTCAGGATCAGCAGCGAGTTCTGGTCCGACGAAGATAGATGCTGCTGCACGAGAAATAACCCCAGTAGTTCCATCTTCCCAGTTGAGTGTCTTCCAAGACTTGCCCTCTCCCCAAATGTCAGACAAACCTGCCTTGATGTGTTCATTCATGACAGGGAGAGTCTTGTCAGTTTTAGACAACTTTCCCTGGACCATGTTGATGACCATCCTGTTTGGGTGATGCAAGACATGCTGAACGTCGAAACCAGGATAGCTAGCAAAGTATTCGTCTCTCACGAGTTGCTGGTGATCCAAGtccttgttgttcttggcccAGCCGACACAAGACGGTGGCAGGATTGTCTTAATACCGTTTGGGACCAAGATGGCAAAGGGGTTCTCGCCATGCTTGGCAGCACCATCTTTGAGTAGCTTTCTTACGTTGGTCTTGTACTCGTGATTCGCCCGACGGTGGAAGAAGTCTTTGGGAtatttgttgatgattgggAATTTCGTTTTCTTATTAACGAAGATGATAGCCCCGATAAGGATGGCTACCAGGGAGacaccaaggccaaggggGGAGAAAAGGATAGCCATTGATTACTATTGTAAGCGTTAATCAAAGAATAAATGAGAAGTAAAACAGGAATCTAAAGACTTAAcatttaatatttaagtcATTGAGACATTTGCCCTGCACTTTCATAAAGGTCATTTCAGATGGACGCAAAGTGGAACCTCGATAGTACAGATTTCCGCATGAGTCCTCGCCAGAAACGAGTTTTCGCGCTCGGATACAGTGACGGTGCCGTCTTGGTTATGCTGACATTCCGATTGGCCCGGCACTGCCACTTTTCCGAAAAACAGTGGTGAGGCATGTCACGGCGTGGAGTTAGCGTAGAGAACAGGCCCAGTTCTTTGACGGAAGAGGAAATTTATGGAAGTGAGTCATCTTGAATCATTCTGGACCCTGATAAATGCTTGTTGTTTGGTTTATTTAAGTCGGAGAAAATAGACTTTATCTATCTCATGTTAAGGACTTGAAGTGGTCTCTCTCCGTCACATAAACTCAATCTTGACAATAGGCCAGATAAAGTTTATGCAAGCAATAAGGCCTACATAATAAAGAGGTAACTAAATACCAGTGCTATAAGGACTGGCTATACGATGgctaaatatattaattgACAGATATTGGTTGCGGAAGACAATAGCCTCTTTCTGACCTATAAGCAATGCTGCTCAGACCTATTATTCATGAACTAGCCTAGACCCATCATTGTTGGTTAGGCAGGGCGACTAGTACATAAATAACGGCTGCACAGAAATGTTTGGATAGAATATGGGTGAAAGACTCAATTGACAATAGCTATTCTGAATGTTCAATCTGTGCGAAAAGCCTGTTACCAATATCATCTCTAAGGAACCAATAGTGACAGCTAGCGTCCgcagcctcttcttcaacctaTTAcaacatctccttctctGGAACCTCTGTGTGATGAGTAGACTGATCACGGTAGATAATATTATCAAGGCCAATCTCGCGGTTGATCTCGGCCATGCGCTCGTTATCGGCAAGGGCAGTTCCTTCAGATCCGAAGATGATGTCCTGAGAACAGTCAGCAGCCGTGCTAGTAAAGTTGGAAGAATACATACCATCTCTTCGAGTGACAGTCGCTTAGTCTCTGGAACAACAAACCAGATGAAAGCTGCACCAATCCATGTGAGCAACCCAAACAGGATATAAGTTCCGTATGTGATGTTTTCCAACATGTCTGGTGTAACTTGTCCAACACTGATCAAAGTTAGCTAGCACAAAGTATACCAAGTCACGCCACATACATAAAGTTGTTCATCCAGTTACTTGACGCACCAAGCGAAGTACCATAAGGTCGCGTGCTGAGAGGCCAAACCTCGGCGACAATGATCCAGGCACAAGGACCCCAGGAGTCTAGCATCATTAGCATCAGTCCGCAAAA encodes the following:
- a CDS encoding hypothetical protein (At least one base has a quality score < 10) — translated: MASVVESLPQGLVSHSQPQKSADTSVLADWEIQAEKCRKVLRESLNPDWLLPARQLPPADQLNVSTFIETCGFISARELEITATSATKLVEQMASGSLTAVETVTAFLKRAHIAHQLTNFATEFMNADALEAAAELDAYFKATGKIKGPLHGIPISTKEHIEHKGRIAHSAYVALIDNVPEEDALIVQCCKKAGAVFHVRTNEPQSVMHIDCSNPIYGTTVSPHNRTLTCGGSSGGEGASLGLRCAALGIGTDLGGSVRVPAAFCGAYGLRTTALRNPYKGVCLPGAGQESIRCVISPLANTAEDLGLFQKAVLDQEPWEIETSLVPQPWKQASPLKPGSFTIGVMWEDGLVRPHPPVVRALRYAVKKLKSAGITVVDFEPYNHQEGMDIVSRLYFPECAVTQKGLLEKGGEPMRRCRTLSSTCSARPLTIQENWAFNVRRDALREQYHKIMKDRGVDFILCPAYVGPAAKLGDGHYIPYTAIWNLLDQPAITFPTGLKVEPTDTPYSDFKPRSAEEEREYNKYSPEEYAEAPLALQIVGKHFRDEDMVAAAELVSKIVQG
- a CDS encoding hypothetical protein (At least one base has a quality score < 10); amino-acid sequence: MIWAPHATTNGQWIANKVLQGTFGAPVESLCEISVSDTYFAHERGTYIAYYALFLGGANFVAPVISGFINDGQGWEWVLHWCAIFNAIAFVICLFFMEETKYNRKATPLHLNDTIDINKATESPSDGKKEVESQTTSNVDVINGSVLPSSKTFLDKIKIFRSEHVQGSAPLKGMLIRPFKYFFLPIVMFCGFMYGAVICYFNVLNGTASIILSAPPYSFKPSTVGLCYIATVIGVFVGSFLSGPVGDKLVLYLTRRNNGIREPEYRLWLYAVLLLAVPGGLLLWGVGAAHHVHWSGLLIAMGMLGAAITAGCQIPLSYCIDCYTELGSDAIVTIILIRNTMSFAIGYGVTPWVTGMGYQNAFLVAAFVAMAQFSLAFVFIKYGKQLRRNSTASYFKYLEQVKNDGLIH